One Blastopirellula marina genomic window carries:
- a CDS encoding squalene--hopene cyclase, which yields MILCLGVSLPAMTPAWAEGPWEITPESTAALDRGLTWLAENQGPNGDWESDDLGLIGMGALAFMADGHAPGRGKFGQPLDRALNRILSSPRPSGLLNVADAQRDMYNHGLTTFVLGQAHGMTNDARINGVLDRALKLIAFTQAEDGGWDYRAVRRENGHDLSLAVMQAKALRSAMDTGIEVAPEVVDLAISSVREHYSPEGVSRDASEAEQRKYPGQFTYTRHGGKASLAMAAAGVVCLQEFGQYDDWRIQKNMEIIHAEIAKLKQKDNRQNGRLPFDAYTLYYVGQALYQVGGEDWQRSYPILRDAVVESQVVRPGNPREDGHWNAGAHVGGKPGDLYGTAVGCFILAMPNRYLPILQEGRIESFQHEVP from the coding sequence GTGATCCTCTGTCTCGGCGTTTCGCTTCCTGCGATGACACCAGCCTGGGCGGAAGGACCATGGGAGATCACCCCGGAAAGCACGGCGGCGTTAGACCGTGGCTTAACCTGGCTGGCTGAAAACCAAGGTCCTAACGGCGACTGGGAATCAGACGACTTAGGGCTGATTGGCATGGGAGCCCTCGCATTCATGGCCGACGGTCACGCCCCAGGTCGTGGCAAATTCGGACAACCACTCGATCGAGCTCTGAACCGGATCTTATCGAGCCCCCGGCCTTCTGGCCTTTTGAACGTCGCCGATGCCCAACGCGACATGTACAACCACGGGCTGACCACGTTCGTTCTGGGTCAAGCTCATGGGATGACAAACGACGCTCGCATTAACGGTGTTCTCGATCGCGCGCTCAAACTCATTGCGTTTACTCAAGCCGAAGACGGCGGCTGGGATTACCGCGCCGTGCGAAGAGAAAACGGTCATGATCTAAGCCTTGCCGTGATGCAAGCGAAGGCCCTGCGGAGCGCCATGGATACGGGCATTGAAGTTGCCCCGGAAGTGGTCGACCTGGCGATCAGTAGCGTCCGCGAGCATTACAGCCCGGAAGGCGTTTCTCGCGATGCATCCGAAGCGGAACAGCGCAAGTACCCCGGTCAATTCACCTACACGCGTCATGGCGGCAAAGCCTCGCTGGCGATGGCCGCCGCCGGCGTGGTTTGTTTGCAAGAGTTTGGCCAATACGACGACTGGCGAATCCAAAAAAACATGGAAATCATCCATGCCGAGATCGCCAAGCTGAAACAGAAAGACAACCGCCAGAACGGACGTTTGCCGTTCGATGCTTACACGCTCTACTACGTTGGCCAGGCACTCTATCAAGTCGGAGGCGAGGACTGGCAGCGGTCGTATCCGATTTTGCGAGACGCGGTCGTCGAATCGCAAGTCGTCCGTCCTGGCAATCCGCGCGAAGATGGTCACTGGAATGCGGGCGCTCACGTTGGCGGAAAACCAGGCGATTTGTATGGCACAGCGGTCGGTTGCTTTATTCTGGCGATGCCGAATCGTTATTTGCCCATCCTGCAGGAAGGGCGAATCGAATCTTTCCAACATGAAGTCCCGTAG
- a CDS encoding PQQ-binding-like beta-propeller repeat protein: MNDQQLIELVQESPIEDFTLSQIQLLRERIAESPELRDALADRLRMDHHLADALGTSDDTSDQFVQTLLRRKQRLIARSRWTIGLGLALLIAVGITVASILPFSGKPTGNNEVAQKETPPTPDPVVESPLATENATDSSTKVITDTASSSEEKTQEESPAVEVVAEPDGSLPPAPLPADMAESLPADELTVPAIDPISFAHLTSLPDAGRYDSLTRSQFDQWFVRADESLPGEIEEFRDGDHPQVRFKGWFRLRGPLPSGTALRFVASDLDKLQFHFYNGDEGVTVVKYRHDYNPWYAYSMKRGEDGIQPRDFALEANDGYREHRGNARHYQPVAIYFDDTTSELVIYRGDAEVIRTPLTATPDQIYVAGESIIRQMNLWPLSNVPKSPAPEYPAQVTIDKPAELPWEEKLAQNATLERNADGSISFMVNSPDNNSWACVPIPGYGIRMVDLELTEIDPSFAIFLTRHDKPKEEGKPREIPPPRDAIVLGRNRRSENLYARFSYVFDGKMETDRDLKEYPSTEVRDHVWLRLFQGGGQVKGWISRDGIHWALLSSEANNAKEYYDYLGIGAARVEGERRLTISKIIVRELPTLTGLFTESHWREVDQIPWKQLENSPRRTDTYTLDDGSQQAPDLASALRRYTAKDLPLEGMIELCEEAMHGKPLAEQKAILTEVLALTKTWPLDYHQKRFLTWSRDRLSDIFTDQLYTPERQDNAAFRRELFNLPSINRDSQEYLSREQVNAELLAAIEQQRWNDVLFGCETIQRYYHYDRNRARRDFPILNWAGGIAIRYTGRLVDSQEYLTEGRLASLLVEDLSKEAYNISADLNAALESGAIADACRLITQIPESAVQGLAPSGSDPDHFFSVPAAIQMAVQNNQQLRQQMQSEHSDLAQLRLNAAIQRGDRKVIELVTLQFFDTDAAAQAHLWLGDQATAAGNFATSLQHYLKAARSADEELRTEVDARIMMLGHIPPDHHEILTGEIDLGSTKLPAKSLVEETEVLRASIPTSDAVQTADTSATTSPAWSDQAWQPMEIMWSGVWGNGKDKPPTAIREEKVDWRRRDMGISVHDDHAYVCNRFKLIKIDLNDGTVLWQQAERDNGRGKAHDYPFTRSVPLVVGDLVLCRMLQEKGFALNAFDRATGEPRWASNLDGQMVLATDPIAVQGRVLIVTLKELAQSTHVVRLSHVDLATGEFVESSNLFRIRDTWFDRGIGKIVQHQEQLLIDLGGVLASCDISGYLQWVRKQLTFPQSIDNRWAHQDLSDLVIVGNRGVSFHAGSMRMECFDIATGLLHWTKPAVDVHRIARLDDQNLLVENAQAWQQLAMEDGQVRQQIQKPENLLYGFRAADGMIAFVHQPPLEKDAQSSLATKRFPWSGEAPTTLQNRELPGDQTPGVGPSFYGAGHWYLWYSDDESSDNRELLLVP, from the coding sequence ATGAATGACCAGCAACTGATCGAGCTTGTCCAGGAAAGCCCGATCGAAGACTTCACGCTGTCGCAGATTCAGCTGCTTCGCGAGCGTATTGCTGAGTCGCCAGAACTGCGCGATGCACTGGCTGATCGTCTGCGAATGGACCATCATCTAGCCGACGCCCTGGGTACTTCCGATGATACTTCGGATCAGTTCGTTCAGACGTTGCTCAGGCGGAAACAGCGACTTATCGCGCGCTCGCGATGGACTATCGGATTAGGGCTGGCACTGCTCATCGCCGTCGGGATAACGGTCGCCAGCATTCTCCCATTCTCTGGCAAGCCTACCGGCAATAACGAGGTCGCCCAAAAGGAAACTCCACCAACGCCTGATCCCGTCGTGGAATCGCCGCTTGCAACCGAAAACGCAACAGATTCTTCCACGAAAGTTATTACCGATACCGCTTCGTCCAGCGAAGAGAAGACTCAGGAAGAATCGCCTGCCGTCGAGGTTGTCGCCGAGCCGGATGGCTCGCTGCCGCCAGCGCCACTGCCAGCCGACATGGCCGAAAGTTTGCCTGCGGACGAGTTGACTGTTCCGGCAATCGATCCCATTTCTTTCGCGCATCTCACCTCACTTCCAGATGCAGGCCGTTACGATTCGCTGACACGCAGCCAATTCGATCAGTGGTTTGTGCGCGCGGATGAATCACTGCCTGGCGAGATCGAAGAGTTTCGTGATGGGGATCATCCGCAAGTCCGTTTCAAAGGTTGGTTCCGTCTTAGAGGCCCTTTGCCAAGCGGAACGGCACTCCGCTTCGTCGCTTCTGATTTGGACAAACTTCAGTTCCACTTTTACAACGGGGACGAAGGAGTCACGGTCGTCAAATATCGACACGATTACAATCCTTGGTACGCCTACTCCATGAAGCGAGGGGAAGATGGAATCCAACCTCGCGATTTCGCACTTGAGGCTAACGACGGTTACCGTGAGCATCGCGGTAATGCGCGACACTACCAACCCGTTGCCATTTATTTCGATGATACCACTAGCGAACTGGTCATCTATCGTGGTGACGCCGAGGTCATTCGCACGCCACTTACTGCAACCCCAGATCAAATCTACGTTGCTGGCGAATCGATCATTCGACAAATGAATCTTTGGCCGCTTTCCAACGTGCCAAAATCGCCAGCCCCTGAATATCCCGCCCAGGTCACGATCGACAAACCGGCCGAACTTCCTTGGGAAGAGAAGCTTGCGCAGAACGCAACCTTAGAGCGCAATGCGGACGGAAGTATTTCATTCATGGTCAACTCTCCCGACAACAACAGCTGGGCCTGCGTGCCAATCCCAGGCTACGGCATCCGCATGGTTGACTTGGAATTGACGGAAATCGACCCCTCGTTTGCGATCTTCCTGACTCGGCATGACAAACCGAAAGAGGAAGGCAAACCGCGTGAAATTCCACCCCCGCGCGATGCAATCGTCTTGGGTCGTAATCGTCGCTCCGAGAATCTCTACGCTCGGTTCTCATACGTGTTCGACGGCAAAATGGAAACCGATCGCGACCTGAAGGAATATCCGTCTACCGAAGTTCGCGACCATGTTTGGCTTCGTCTCTTTCAAGGCGGTGGCCAGGTCAAGGGATGGATCAGTCGAGACGGAATTCACTGGGCTCTTTTGTCGAGCGAAGCAAATAATGCCAAAGAGTATTACGACTATCTCGGAATCGGGGCTGCTCGCGTCGAAGGCGAACGTCGTCTGACAATTAGCAAGATCATCGTTCGCGAGTTGCCCACGCTAACCGGGCTCTTTACGGAATCGCATTGGCGCGAGGTCGATCAGATTCCGTGGAAACAGCTGGAAAACTCGCCTCGCCGCACCGACACGTATACCCTGGATGACGGATCGCAACAAGCCCCCGACTTGGCCTCGGCCCTTCGTCGCTACACGGCTAAAGATCTTCCTTTAGAAGGAATGATCGAACTTTGCGAAGAGGCGATGCACGGCAAACCGTTAGCAGAGCAAAAAGCGATTCTGACGGAAGTGCTCGCTTTAACCAAAACCTGGCCGTTGGATTACCACCAGAAGCGTTTTCTCACGTGGTCCCGAGATCGCTTGAGTGATATCTTCACCGACCAGCTCTACACGCCAGAACGACAAGACAACGCAGCATTCCGGCGAGAACTCTTCAACTTACCATCGATAAATCGTGACTCGCAGGAGTATCTTTCGCGCGAGCAGGTCAATGCCGAGTTATTAGCGGCGATTGAACAACAACGCTGGAACGACGTGCTATTTGGCTGCGAGACGATTCAAAGGTACTATCACTACGATCGCAACCGAGCACGCCGCGATTTTCCGATCTTAAACTGGGCGGGTGGTATCGCGATTCGCTACACCGGACGTCTGGTCGATTCGCAAGAGTATCTGACGGAGGGACGCTTAGCTTCGTTGCTTGTCGAAGACCTCAGCAAAGAAGCTTACAATATCAGTGCCGACTTGAACGCCGCCCTCGAGAGCGGCGCGATCGCCGATGCGTGCCGGTTGATCACGCAAATTCCTGAATCGGCTGTCCAGGGACTCGCCCCTTCGGGTAGCGATCCAGATCACTTCTTCTCGGTCCCGGCGGCGATTCAGATGGCCGTGCAGAATAATCAACAGCTGCGGCAGCAAATGCAGAGCGAGCACTCGGACTTGGCTCAGCTTCGACTAAATGCAGCCATCCAACGTGGCGATCGGAAGGTTATCGAGCTCGTCACGCTTCAATTTTTCGACACTGATGCTGCCGCTCAGGCGCACCTCTGGCTCGGCGATCAAGCGACCGCAGCAGGAAACTTCGCGACGTCACTTCAGCATTACTTAAAAGCGGCGAGATCCGCTGACGAAGAACTACGCACCGAAGTCGATGCCCGGATCATGATGCTCGGCCATATTCCTCCCGATCATCACGAGATTCTCACGGGTGAAATCGATCTCGGATCCACTAAGTTGCCAGCGAAGTCTTTGGTAGAAGAAACCGAAGTCTTGCGAGCTTCAATTCCAACCAGCGACGCCGTTCAAACAGCCGACACGTCGGCAACAACTTCCCCGGCTTGGTCCGATCAAGCCTGGCAACCGATGGAGATCATGTGGAGTGGCGTCTGGGGGAATGGTAAGGACAAACCGCCGACTGCAATTCGTGAAGAGAAGGTCGATTGGCGGCGACGCGATATGGGCATCTCCGTTCACGATGATCATGCCTACGTTTGCAATCGTTTTAAGCTCATCAAGATTGATTTGAATGATGGTACGGTGCTGTGGCAACAAGCCGAGCGTGATAATGGACGTGGCAAAGCCCACGATTATCCTTTCACCCGATCGGTACCGTTGGTTGTAGGAGATTTGGTGCTGTGCCGTATGCTCCAAGAGAAAGGGTTCGCGTTGAACGCTTTCGATCGCGCAACGGGCGAGCCGCGTTGGGCAAGCAATCTCGACGGACAGATGGTTTTGGCCACCGATCCCATCGCCGTCCAAGGACGAGTACTGATTGTCACGCTCAAAGAACTCGCCCAATCGACCCATGTCGTGCGACTTTCTCACGTCGATCTAGCGACCGGCGAGTTCGTGGAGAGCAGCAATTTGTTTCGCATTCGCGATACATGGTTCGATCGTGGGATTGGTAAGATCGTCCAGCACCAGGAACAGCTTCTCATTGACTTGGGAGGCGTGCTGGCATCGTGCGATATTTCTGGCTATTTACAGTGGGTCCGCAAGCAGTTGACCTTCCCGCAATCGATCGACAATCGTTGGGCTCACCAAGACCTCAGCGATTTAGTCATCGTTGGCAATCGAGGCGTCTCCTTCCATGCTGGCAGCATGCGCATGGAATGTTTCGACATCGCCACGGGGCTTCTACATTGGACGAAGCCAGCAGTCGATGTCCACCGGATTGCGCGGCTGGACGATCAGAATCTGCTTGTCGAAAACGCCCAAGCTTGGCAACAACTAGCGATGGAAGATGGCCAAGTTCGACAACAGATCCAGAAGCCTGAGAACCTGCTTTATGGATTTCGTGCCGCCGATGGCATGATCGCATTCGTGCATCAACCACCACTGGAAAAGGACGCCCAATCAAGCCTTGCCACGAAACGTTTCCCCTGGTCGGGTGAAGCTCCTACCACGCTACAAAATCGCGAGCTCCCGGGCGACCAAACGCCTGGTGTGGGCCCCTCGTTTTACGGCGCAGGCCATTGGTATCTTTGGTATTCGGATGACGAAAGCAGCGATAACCGCGAACTCTTGCTCGTCCCTTAG
- a CDS encoding RNA polymerase sigma factor, which produces MALSPSATKTATDAHELASPSTTGFVHYQRQQAAEEDALLIQALQSNDREALGAFVQRQQSFVFGYLRSRLADPTDADDLCQEVFLRCLAGKVRFRGDVPVRPWLLGVARNVLREHIRRSRRRKEVEWTELCLELDALSQEDQSDYRQVHDWLNSCISTLGQSAHDALKMHYYARLKMAQIAEKMRRSEGAVKLLVFRARQALKDCVNRKSRNSADE; this is translated from the coding sequence ATGGCCTTATCCCCTTCCGCGACGAAAACGGCGACCGACGCTCACGAATTGGCGTCTCCGTCGACCACCGGCTTTGTCCATTACCAACGGCAGCAAGCCGCGGAAGAGGATGCTCTGCTGATTCAGGCCTTACAGTCGAACGACCGAGAAGCTCTCGGGGCGTTCGTCCAACGACAACAGAGCTTCGTATTTGGTTACCTCCGTTCACGCTTAGCAGATCCGACCGATGCCGACGATCTCTGCCAAGAGGTATTCCTCCGCTGCTTGGCCGGCAAGGTCCGTTTTCGTGGTGATGTCCCGGTTCGTCCATGGCTTCTGGGCGTGGCCCGAAACGTACTTCGAGAACACATCCGCCGCAGTCGACGAAGAAAAGAGGTCGAGTGGACTGAACTTTGCCTCGAGTTGGACGCCCTCTCGCAGGAAGATCAGTCCGATTATCGCCAAGTCCATGATTGGCTGAATTCGTGCATCAGTACGCTCGGCCAGTCTGCTCATGACGCCTTAAAAATGCATTACTATGCGCGGCTGAAGATGGCGCAAATCGCGGAAAAGATGCGTCGCAGTGAAGGGGCCGTGAAACTACTGGTATTTCGTGCTCGACAAGCGCTGAAAGATTGCGTCAATCGCAAGTCGCGGAACTCTGCGGATGAATGA
- a CDS encoding Gfo/Idh/MocA family protein — MSSRQNRRNFMKLTAAAGAGFWAAAGVQAQESNSPNEKINFASIGVGGKGSSDSADAGRSGNMVAICDIDKERLEKAGNFYPDAKQYSDYREMLTEMGDKIDAVTVSTPDHSHAPASAMAMKMGKHCFTQKPLTHSIWEARRLGEIAKENKVVTQMGNQGTAERGVRRAAEIIQAGAIGTVNEVHVWTNRPIWPQGVAKPEPQPVPENVDWEMFIGPAPYREYADAYHPFKWRGWWDFGTGALGDMACHTFNMAFMALNLRDPNKVAAESSGHNGQTYPKWSVIEFDFPELDGRAPCKVFWYDGGKLPPPELTKDLPLGDSGKLSTSGSLLIGDAGKIYSPNDYGARFDLLPESKFAGYEGPPETIPRSPGHFKEWVDGIKGGPEPMSNFANYAGPLSETILLGNLSVWTTGESGKGKAIEWDAKNLVAKNAPEVADIIKPKYREGWADLI; from the coding sequence ATGAGTTCTCGCCAGAATCGTCGTAACTTCATGAAGCTGACGGCCGCGGCCGGTGCAGGCTTCTGGGCTGCTGCCGGCGTGCAGGCCCAAGAGAGCAATTCTCCGAACGAGAAGATCAACTTCGCCAGCATCGGTGTTGGTGGTAAGGGTTCCAGCGACTCGGCCGACGCAGGTCGTTCCGGCAACATGGTCGCTATCTGCGATATTGATAAGGAACGCTTGGAAAAGGCGGGCAACTTCTACCCAGACGCGAAGCAGTACAGCGACTACCGCGAAATGCTGACCGAAATGGGCGATAAGATCGACGCCGTGACCGTCAGTACTCCTGACCACTCGCACGCTCCCGCTTCCGCCATGGCGATGAAGATGGGCAAGCACTGCTTCACCCAAAAGCCTCTGACGCACAGCATCTGGGAAGCACGTCGCCTGGGCGAAATCGCCAAGGAAAACAAAGTCGTTACTCAGATGGGTAACCAAGGTACGGCAGAACGTGGCGTTCGTCGTGCTGCTGAAATCATCCAGGCTGGCGCCATTGGTACCGTGAACGAAGTTCACGTTTGGACCAATCGCCCGATCTGGCCACAAGGTGTTGCTAAGCCAGAACCACAACCGGTCCCTGAAAACGTCGACTGGGAAATGTTCATCGGTCCAGCTCCTTACCGTGAATACGCCGACGCTTATCACCCATTCAAGTGGCGCGGTTGGTGGGACTTCGGTACCGGTGCTTTGGGCGACATGGCTTGCCATACGTTCAACATGGCCTTCATGGCTCTGAACCTACGTGACCCGAACAAGGTTGCTGCCGAATCGTCCGGTCACAACGGCCAGACCTACCCCAAATGGTCGGTCATCGAGTTCGACTTCCCAGAACTTGATGGACGTGCTCCATGTAAGGTCTTCTGGTACGACGGTGGTAAGCTGCCACCTCCGGAACTGACCAAGGATCTGCCACTGGGCGATAGCGGTAAGCTGTCGACCAGCGGAAGCCTGCTGATCGGTGACGCCGGTAAGATCTACTCGCCTAACGATTATGGTGCACGCTTCGATCTGCTGCCGGAATCGAAGTTCGCTGGCTACGAAGGTCCTCCGGAAACCATTCCTCGTTCCCCAGGTCACTTCAAGGAATGGGTTGACGGCATCAAGGGCGGTCCAGAGCCGATGTCTAACTTCGCCAACTACGCCGGTCCGCTGTCGGAAACCATTCTGCTGGGTAACTTGTCCGTCTGGACGACCGGTGAATCGGGTAAGGGCAAAGCAATCGAGTGGGATGCCAAGAACCTGGTTGCTAAGAACGCACCAGAAGTCGCGGACATCATCAAGCCGAAGTACCGCGAAGGTTGGGCTGACTTGATCTAA
- a CDS encoding tRNA modification GTPase has product MSLDLDRTIAAISSAPGIGGRSIIRLSGRDAVAIALSITTDDVAPHPTRSEVSQRSIALEGGRSLAADFWVWPTERSYTRQPQVEIHMPGSRPIANAIVTQLRTKGARLAQPGEFTMRAFLAGRLDLTQAEAVLGIIDATGEGRFQSALRQLAGGLSGPLQDARFQLVELLALLEAGLDFVEEDIEFISQEELTRRIDRIRTSLVDLRDQIKSRTYGQALPKVSLVGLPNAGKSTLFNALTRSDDAITSSQAGTTRDFISQKVTWQGVDLELIDTAGHETASHEDLLGNLMAEQTRFATEESDICVLCVDASAGISEAVSELKRLLPSERLLTVATKSDMATRPVETIGTLSTSGRTLQGLETLENAILQRIEDLQLSTTQMVPETAVRCLGAIEATVGALTTCEDGIAAGMSEELIASEIRFAISQLAEVVGAVYTDDLLDVIFSRFCIGK; this is encoded by the coding sequence ATGTCCTTGGATCTCGATCGGACCATCGCCGCGATTTCCTCAGCGCCCGGGATTGGTGGGCGCTCGATCATTCGTCTCAGCGGTCGCGATGCTGTCGCGATCGCTTTGTCGATCACCACGGATGATGTTGCCCCTCACCCGACTCGGTCGGAAGTCTCGCAGCGTTCGATCGCGCTTGAAGGGGGCCGTTCTCTTGCTGCCGACTTTTGGGTTTGGCCCACGGAGCGTAGCTATACCCGCCAACCTCAAGTTGAAATTCACATGCCCGGTAGTCGTCCGATTGCCAACGCGATTGTGACACAGCTTCGCACGAAAGGGGCTCGGTTAGCCCAGCCAGGCGAATTCACGATGCGGGCATTTCTCGCCGGCCGGCTTGATCTTACCCAGGCGGAAGCGGTCCTGGGGATAATCGACGCTACCGGCGAGGGGCGTTTCCAATCAGCCCTCCGGCAACTGGCCGGTGGTCTATCGGGGCCTTTGCAAGATGCGCGGTTTCAATTGGTTGAATTGTTAGCATTGCTCGAAGCGGGCCTCGACTTCGTGGAAGAAGACATCGAATTCATTAGCCAGGAGGAACTCACCCGGCGAATTGATCGCATTCGCACTTCGCTAGTCGATCTGCGCGATCAGATCAAATCTCGAACTTACGGCCAAGCTCTTCCCAAGGTCTCGTTGGTCGGACTTCCCAATGCCGGCAAGAGTACACTTTTCAACGCCCTGACTCGATCCGACGATGCGATCACCTCGTCTCAGGCGGGGACCACCCGCGATTTCATCTCGCAAAAGGTCACCTGGCAGGGAGTCGACCTTGAGCTAATCGACACGGCCGGTCATGAAACTGCCTCCCACGAAGATCTGTTGGGAAATTTAATGGCTGAGCAAACCCGATTTGCCACTGAGGAATCGGACATCTGCGTCCTATGTGTCGACGCTTCAGCGGGTATCAGCGAAGCGGTTTCGGAGCTAAAACGGCTACTTCCGTCCGAACGACTGCTGACAGTCGCCACCAAGTCAGACATGGCGACCCGCCCAGTTGAGACGATTGGTACGCTTTCTACCAGTGGCCGAACCCTTCAAGGGCTGGAAACCCTGGAAAACGCGATCTTACAGCGAATTGAGGACCTTCAGCTCTCTACCACCCAAATGGTGCCAGAGACAGCCGTTCGCTGCCTGGGAGCGATCGAGGCGACGGTTGGGGCGCTTACCACCTGTGAGGACGGTATTGCGGCCGGAATGTCGGAGGAACTGATCGCTTCTGAGATCCGTTTCGCTATCTCGCAACTTGCCGAAGTGGTCGGTGCGGTCTACACAGATGATCTCTTGGATGTGATTTTTTCCCGATTTTGCATTGGGAAATAG